The following proteins are co-located in the Acinetobacter sp. NCu2D-2 genome:
- a CDS encoding histone deacetylase, whose product MLDVCYSPDYFAHTHTNSMEKLTAVAEQLKKWNKIKFHTPEEISIELLKELHDPQYIDAFLTGTPEKLATFSGFKPWNEQLRDAVLKINAGQIMAAELAWKNGVSANIAQGFHHAVYEYGGSFCTLNGLALVAQKFPNKRIFVLDCDQHGGNGTAEFTRRLNNLFNFSIYGLPFGCPTYERCHTRHVHPTKGSFAQYTLALHEGFHMAQAWKADLIIYQAGMDCHAADPFGSVWFNTELIEKREDIVFTLAKKSQIPIMFVLAGGYQNLDDLVQLHLKSFEAAIRVFRK is encoded by the coding sequence ATGCTTGATGTATGTTATTCACCTGACTATTTTGCGCATACGCACACGAATAGTATGGAAAAATTAACCGCAGTTGCTGAACAATTAAAAAAATGGAACAAGATAAAATTTCATACACCTGAAGAAATCTCGATTGAATTACTTAAAGAACTACATGATCCGCAATATATTGATGCCTTTTTAACAGGCACACCAGAAAAATTAGCCACCTTTTCAGGCTTTAAACCGTGGAATGAACAGTTACGTGATGCTGTTTTAAAAATCAATGCTGGACAAATCATGGCTGCAGAATTGGCATGGAAAAATGGGGTGTCTGCCAATATTGCGCAAGGTTTTCACCATGCCGTGTATGAATATGGTGGGTCTTTTTGTACCTTAAATGGTTTGGCATTGGTGGCGCAGAAATTTCCGAATAAACGTATTTTTGTTTTGGACTGTGATCAACATGGTGGAAATGGAACGGCCGAATTTACGCGAAGGCTGAATAATTTATTTAACTTTAGTATTTATGGCTTACCTTTTGGTTGTCCGACTTATGAGCGCTGCCATACACGGCATGTTCACCCGACTAAAGGCAGTTTCGCTCAATACACTTTGGCACTGCATGAAGGCTTTCACATGGCTCAAGCGTGGAAAGCAGATTTAATTATTTATCAGGCGGGGATGGATTGCCACGCGGCAGATCCTTTTGGTTCCGTTTGGTTTAATACAGAGTTGATCGAGAAACGTGAAGACATCGTATTTACTTTAGCGAAAAAAAGTCAGATCCCCATTATGTTTGTACTTGCGGGTGGCTATCAAAATTTAGACGATTTAGTTCAGTTACATTTAAAAAGTTTTGAAGCGGCGATTCGCGTATTTAGAAAATAA
- the tmk gene encoding dTMP kinase: protein MFISFEGTEGVGKTTLIRRIYDAFLAEGREVVLTREPGGTPMAEQIRGLLLAVNHEEQMCNDTELLLMYAARAQHLAQVVLPALEAGKIVLCDRFTDASFAYQCAGRGLSEDKLNLLNQNFVARMPDLTFWLDAPIELGMNRARERGALDRFEQEKVTFFEKVRGGYETLWQRHPERVKRLDATQTPDDVFAQAKAQLQMI, encoded by the coding sequence ATGTTTATTAGCTTTGAAGGCACTGAAGGTGTCGGTAAAACCACACTCATTCGCCGTATTTATGATGCTTTCCTTGCTGAAGGGCGTGAAGTGGTTTTAACACGCGAGCCAGGCGGAACGCCTATGGCTGAGCAAATTCGTGGTTTATTACTTGCTGTGAACCATGAAGAGCAGATGTGTAATGACACTGAGTTACTGCTTATGTATGCAGCGCGTGCACAGCACTTAGCACAAGTGGTTTTGCCTGCGTTAGAGGCGGGTAAAATTGTATTGTGCGACCGTTTCACCGATGCGAGTTTTGCCTACCAATGTGCAGGTCGTGGTTTAAGTGAAGATAAGCTGAATTTACTCAATCAAAATTTCGTTGCTCGTATGCCTGATCTGACATTTTGGTTAGATGCACCGATTGAATTGGGTATGAATCGTGCCCGTGAACGCGGTGCTTTAGATCGTTTTGAACAAGAGAAAGTAACTTTCTTTGAGAAAGTTCGTGGTGGTTATGAAACACTATGGCAGCGTCATCCTGAACGTGTGAAACGACTGGATGCCACTCAAACCCCTGACGATGTCTTTGCACAGGCCAAAGCTCAATTACAGATGATCTAA
- the nadB gene encoding L-aspartate oxidase has product MDMSNLHTTHQFDVIIVGSGGAGLSLALSLPDHFNIAVLAKSSLTDASTFYAQGGVAAVLDETDSIEQHIDDTMIAGAHLCEMDAVKQTVEGGKPSVDFLLKHGVQFTLDEQDQLHLTREGGHSQRRIIHAADATGRAISTTLVERAQEKSNIHIFENFIAIDLICSKKLGIEGNNRALGLYALDEKTEKVYTFLAPSTALACGGAMKAYLYTSNPDIATGDGIAMAYRAGCRVANMEFNQFHPTCLYHPQARSFLITEAMRGEGAYLRLPDGERFMLRFDERAELAPRDIVARAIDYEIKRLGIRHVWLDITHKDDAFIKEHFPTLYARLLELGIDITKEMIPVVPAAHYTCGGVVVDEHSQTDIQGLYAIGETSYTGLHGANRMASNSLLECFVYGMSAAAHIQSQFDGNYQSPDVPAWDDSQVTNPDEDVVILQNWDELRQTMWNYVGIVRTTKRLERALHRIEMLKKEITEYYQDYQVSKNLIELRNLVLVSEMIVRCAMSRKESRGLHFTLDYPELAPELRKTVLTPPHFAVEQPLVNVELV; this is encoded by the coding sequence ATGGACATGTCGAATCTTCATACAACACATCAATTCGATGTGATTATTGTAGGCAGTGGCGGTGCTGGTCTTAGTTTAGCCTTATCTCTACCCGATCATTTCAATATTGCAGTTCTGGCAAAATCTTCGCTTACAGATGCAAGTACCTTCTATGCACAAGGAGGTGTTGCTGCTGTACTTGATGAAACAGACTCTATTGAACAGCATATTGATGACACCATGATTGCAGGTGCACATTTATGTGAAATGGATGCGGTAAAGCAAACGGTTGAAGGTGGTAAACCTTCGGTCGATTTTCTACTGAAACACGGTGTTCAATTTACTTTGGATGAACAAGATCAACTTCATTTAACACGAGAGGGTGGACATTCTCAGCGTCGTATTATTCATGCTGCCGATGCGACCGGTCGTGCAATATCGACCACATTAGTCGAGCGTGCACAAGAAAAATCAAATATTCATATTTTTGAAAATTTTATTGCCATTGATTTAATTTGCTCAAAAAAATTAGGCATTGAAGGTAACAACCGTGCATTAGGCTTATATGCACTCGATGAAAAAACAGAAAAAGTGTATACGTTCTTAGCACCATCTACTGCCCTTGCTTGCGGCGGTGCAATGAAAGCCTATCTCTATACGTCAAATCCCGATATTGCGACGGGAGATGGGATTGCTATGGCATACCGTGCAGGTTGCCGTGTCGCCAATATGGAATTCAATCAGTTCCATCCAACTTGTTTATATCATCCTCAGGCACGTTCTTTTTTAATTACTGAAGCAATGCGTGGTGAAGGTGCATATTTACGCTTGCCAGATGGTGAACGTTTTATGCTGCGTTTTGATGAACGTGCAGAGCTTGCACCGCGTGATATTGTCGCGCGGGCAATTGATTACGAAATTAAGCGTTTAGGGATTCGTCACGTTTGGCTCGACATTACCCATAAAGATGATGCATTTATTAAGGAACACTTCCCAACACTCTATGCACGTCTGTTAGAACTCGGTATTGATATTACCAAAGAGATGATTCCTGTGGTGCCTGCAGCACACTATACGTGTGGTGGTGTCGTTGTGGATGAACATAGTCAAACCGACATTCAAGGCTTATACGCGATTGGAGAAACTTCCTATACAGGATTGCACGGCGCTAACCGTATGGCAAGTAACTCACTTTTAGAATGTTTTGTCTATGGTATGAGCGCAGCAGCCCATATTCAAAGTCAGTTTGATGGCAACTATCAATCCCCCGATGTGCCTGCTTGGGATGACTCTCAAGTAACCAATCCTGATGAAGATGTGGTGATTCTACAAAACTGGGATGAACTGCGTCAGACCATGTGGAACTATGTCGGTATTGTTCGTACAACAAAACGTCTTGAGCGTGCCCTGCATCGAATTGAAATGTTAAAGAAAGAGATTACTGAGTATTATCAAGACTATCAGGTGAGTAAAAATCTGATTGAACTGCGTAATTTAGTTTTGGTCTCTGAAATGATTGTACGCTGTGCGATGAGCCGTAAAGAATCCCGCGGTTTACATTTCACTTTAGACTATCCTGAATTAGCGCCAGAACTGCGTAAAACTGTACTTACACCGCCTCACTTTGCCGTCGAGCAGCCTTTGGTCAATGTAGAATTGGTTTAA
- a CDS encoding PaaI family thioesterase has protein sequence MASTQQEIQQFLESQFPQSLQHCSIISVAEKSAYVRYRIDQNHLRPGGTVSGPTIMAISDFGLYVAILAELGIVAMAVTSNINIHFLNKPSGERDLVAEAKLIKIGRTLIVGEVWVYSEGSDEPVAQVTGSYSIPIKSD, from the coding sequence ATGGCTTCAACTCAGCAAGAGATTCAGCAATTCTTAGAATCTCAATTTCCACAAAGTTTGCAGCATTGCTCGATTATCAGTGTCGCAGAGAAATCTGCATATGTGCGTTATCGTATTGATCAAAACCATCTTCGACCGGGTGGAACGGTGTCTGGACCAACCATTATGGCGATTTCTGATTTTGGACTTTACGTTGCGATATTGGCTGAGCTTGGAATTGTTGCCATGGCAGTGACGTCAAATATCAATATTCACTTCTTAAACAAGCCTAGCGGTGAACGTGATTTAGTTGCAGAAGCGAAGCTCATTAAAATTGGTCGAACGCTAATTGTAGGAGAAGTTTGGGTCTATTCAGAGGGAAGTGATGAACCGGTTGCACAGGTTACGGGTAGTTATAGTATACCGATAAAAAGTGATTGA
- a CDS encoding Do family serine endopeptidase, whose translation MKNNVLSCGLYAVAFTVTAFQTQAASPVDFSNLVEQVSPAVVSVNVVKKMSQEELLQQQVPEILRRFFGNQIIIPQQRVPQEKTGYGSAFFISKDGYLLTNHHVVEDASKVTITLNDRREIDATVVGSDERTDVALLKVNGGNFPELRTGNVDNLRVGEPVLAIGSPFGFDYSASAGIVSAKMRNMMGETTVPFIQTDVALNPGNSGGPLFNQRGEVVGVNSRIFSGTGGYMGLSFSIPIDVAMDVADQLKKNGKVTRSYLGVSLQDIDRNLAESYNLPKPEGALITQVVPNSPASRAGLQSGDVILKYNGSPISRTNELLNYLNRSLPKQKIQLEVLRDDKRRNISATLDTAPDDTPAKSTDVAKPSKGPVLGVSIRNLTPTEQERLSVKGGVFIQDVRVGGLAAQARIQPNDVITAINGKNIKDSQEFVEVVSNLKNGTVARVSLIRQGQRAIIGMRIQ comes from the coding sequence ATGAAGAATAATGTGCTTAGCTGCGGACTCTATGCCGTTGCCTTTACTGTAACAGCATTTCAAACTCAAGCAGCAAGTCCTGTCGATTTTTCAAATCTTGTCGAACAGGTGAGTCCTGCTGTTGTCAGTGTCAATGTTGTGAAGAAGATGAGCCAAGAAGAGCTCTTGCAACAACAAGTCCCTGAAATTTTGCGCCGTTTTTTCGGTAATCAAATTATCATTCCGCAGCAACGTGTCCCTCAAGAAAAAACAGGTTACGGAAGTGCATTCTTCATTAGTAAAGACGGTTATCTGCTTACCAACCATCATGTGGTTGAAGATGCATCGAAAGTCACCATTACGTTAAATGACCGCCGTGAGATTGATGCGACAGTGGTCGGTAGTGATGAACGTACCGACGTTGCTTTGCTTAAAGTGAATGGCGGAAACTTCCCTGAATTACGCACAGGTAATGTTGATAACCTGCGTGTGGGTGAGCCAGTGCTTGCGATCGGTTCACCTTTTGGTTTTGATTATTCGGCATCTGCCGGTATTGTTAGTGCCAAAATGCGTAATATGATGGGCGAAACCACTGTTCCATTTATTCAAACTGATGTTGCGTTAAATCCGGGTAACTCGGGTGGTCCTCTATTTAACCAACGCGGTGAAGTGGTAGGGGTGAACTCACGTATCTTTAGTGGTACAGGCGGTTATATGGGTTTATCGTTCTCGATCCCGATTGATGTGGCGATGGATGTTGCTGATCAGTTGAAAAAGAACGGTAAAGTGACACGTTCTTATTTAGGGGTGAGTCTGCAAGATATCGACCGTAATTTGGCTGAATCTTATAATTTACCAAAACCTGAAGGTGCGTTGATTACTCAGGTTGTTCCTAACTCACCAGCATCTCGTGCAGGGCTGCAATCGGGTGATGTGATTTTAAAATATAATGGCTCGCCAATTTCTCGTACCAATGAATTGCTGAATTATCTAAATCGTTCTTTACCAAAACAAAAAATTCAGCTTGAAGTTTTACGTGATGATAAACGCCGTAATATCTCTGCGACCTTAGATACAGCACCAGATGATACGCCTGCAAAATCAACAGATGTTGCTAAGCCATCTAAGGGTCCTGTACTTGGCGTGTCAATTCGTAATTTAACACCAACTGAACAAGAACGTCTAAGTGTGAAAGGTGGTGTGTTTATTCAAGATGTTCGTGTCGGTGGTTTGGCCGCTCAAGCACGTATTCAGCCGAATGATGTGATCACAGCCATTAATGGTAAAAACATTAAGGACTCACAAGAGTTTGTTGAAGTTGTATCGAACTTAAAAAATGGTACGGTTGCGCGCGTATCACTGATTCGTCAAGGTCAACGTGCAATTATTGGCATGCGTATCCAATAA
- the mltG gene encoding endolytic transglycosylase MltG: protein MPASKPKAKKKNKTSKSFPFKGLILIVVGLLLISGLVLKASLWKAYPVDGDKQRLMIGTGETYSGFIDRLAKEDHLSFPILVKIYQRIAIHDTMKAGVYEVQKGMSIANVLKMISNVDNAQMNRILVIEGTTFKQLIDALKKDDLVTKEVVNLPTEQLLKELNIPYSHPEGLFAPDTYFFAKGETDRKILTDLYQRQMKALDAAWNNRANDLPYKNKYEALIMASIIEKETNLDSELEQVSGVFERRLKLGMRLQTDPTVIYGMGDAYQGNLTKADLRRPTPYNTYTMSGLPPTPIALPSKKAIEAAMHPDESDNIYFVATGNGGHTFSSNLQDHNKAVQDYLAVLRSKNKGN, encoded by the coding sequence ATGCCAGCCTCCAAGCCTAAAGCCAAAAAGAAAAATAAGACGTCTAAATCATTTCCATTTAAAGGATTAATCCTTATTGTTGTTGGGTTGCTTTTAATTAGTGGTTTGGTTTTAAAAGCCAGCCTTTGGAAGGCTTATCCGGTTGATGGTGATAAACAAAGGCTGATGATCGGTACAGGTGAAACCTACTCAGGCTTTATTGACCGTTTGGCTAAAGAAGATCATCTTAGCTTCCCGATCTTAGTGAAAATTTATCAGCGTATTGCGATTCATGACACTATGAAAGCAGGGGTCTATGAAGTTCAAAAGGGCATGAGCATTGCCAATGTTTTGAAGATGATCTCTAATGTCGATAATGCACAGATGAATCGTATTTTGGTGATTGAAGGCACGACATTTAAACAGCTCATTGATGCTCTTAAAAAAGATGATTTAGTAACCAAAGAAGTCGTGAATCTTCCGACAGAGCAATTGTTAAAAGAATTGAATATTCCATATTCACATCCTGAAGGACTGTTTGCACCCGATACCTATTTCTTTGCCAAAGGCGAAACGGATCGAAAAATTCTGACAGACCTGTATCAACGACAAATGAAAGCATTGGATGCAGCGTGGAATAATCGTGCAAACGATTTGCCTTATAAAAATAAATATGAAGCATTAATTATGGCTTCAATTATTGAGAAAGAAACCAATTTAGACAGTGAACTTGAACAAGTATCGGGCGTATTTGAGCGCCGTTTAAAACTTGGAATGCGTTTACAGACAGATCCAACGGTTATCTATGGAATGGGAGATGCATATCAAGGTAATTTGACTAAAGCCGATTTGCGCCGTCCAACACCTTATAACACCTACACGATGTCAGGTTTGCCACCGACACCGATTGCATTGCCAAGCAAAAAAGCAATTGAAGCAGCCATGCACCCTGATGAATCGGACAATATTTACTTTGTTGCGACGGGTAATGGCGGTCATACTTTTAGTAGTAATTTGCAAGATCATAATAAAGCGGTACAAGACTATCTTGCCGTTTTACGTTCTAAAAATAAGGGAAATTGA
- a CDS encoding sulfate ABC transporter substrate-binding protein, with translation MSIANKLKLGLLATLISATSMSAMARDFLNVSYDPTRELYEDVNKEFGKYWKSRTGQTINFKQSHGGSGKQARAVIDGLEADVVTLALAADIDVIAEKAKLLPQDWQKKLPQNSTPYTSTIVFLVRKGNPKHIKDWGDLVKPNVAIITPNPKTSGGARWNYLAAWAWAKHQAGGNDKTAQEFVRKIYKQTKVLDSGARGSTTTFAERGIGDVLLAWENEAHLALREQPGKFEIVTPTLSILAEPPVAIVEKTVAKKGNKYLAQGYLNFLYSPLGQEIAARHFYRPRNAKVLAKYNHTFKPLKLVTIDQEFGGWDKVQKAHFENGGIFDQIVKANSAK, from the coding sequence ATGAGCATTGCAAATAAATTAAAACTTGGACTTTTAGCCACATTGATTTCTGCAACTTCAATGAGTGCAATGGCGCGTGACTTCCTTAACGTTTCATATGACCCAACGCGCGAACTTTATGAAGATGTAAATAAAGAATTCGGTAAATATTGGAAGAGCCGTACAGGCCAAACCATTAATTTTAAACAGTCACATGGTGGTTCAGGTAAACAAGCCCGCGCTGTAATCGATGGTTTAGAAGCTGATGTGGTAACTTTAGCGCTTGCTGCTGATATTGATGTCATTGCTGAAAAAGCAAAACTACTACCACAAGATTGGCAAAAGAAACTTCCACAAAACTCAACACCATATACATCAACAATCGTTTTCCTAGTACGTAAAGGCAACCCGAAACATATTAAAGATTGGGGTGATTTGGTTAAACCAAACGTTGCGATTATTACACCTAATCCAAAAACATCTGGTGGTGCACGTTGGAACTATTTAGCCGCTTGGGCTTGGGCAAAACACCAAGCTGGTGGTAATGACAAAACAGCACAAGAATTTGTTCGTAAGATTTACAAACAAACCAAAGTTTTAGATTCAGGTGCGCGTGGTTCAACTACGACATTCGCTGAACGCGGTATTGGTGATGTGCTCTTGGCTTGGGAAAATGAAGCGCATCTTGCTTTGCGTGAACAACCGGGCAAGTTTGAAATCGTAACCCCTACACTTTCTATTTTGGCCGAACCACCAGTTGCGATTGTAGAAAAAACTGTTGCGAAAAAAGGCAATAAATACCTTGCACAAGGTTACTTAAACTTCTTGTATTCACCACTTGGTCAAGAAATTGCAGCACGTCACTTCTACCGTCCACGTAATGCAAAAGTGTTGGCGAAATACAATCATACCTTTAAACCACTGAAACTCGTGACCATTGATCAAGAGTTTGGCGGCTGGGACAAAGTACAAAAAGCACACTTTGAAAATGGCGGTATTTTCGATCAAATCGTAAAAGCCAACAGCGCGAAATAA
- a CDS encoding sulfate ABC transporter substrate-binding protein — MNLNKLKLGVLAALVSATAFSVSAKDFLNVSYDPTRELYDNFNKEFSAYWKKSTGQDVTFKQSHGGSGKQARAVIDGLDADVVTLALAADIDEIAARGLLPKDWQKKFPQNSTPYTSTIVFLVHKGNPKGIKDWGDLVKPGVEIITPNPKTSGGARWNYLAAWAWAKHQPGGNDAKAQEFVRQIYKQTKVLDSGARGATTTFAERGIGHVLLAWENEAHLAVREQPGKFEIVTPSLSILAEPPVAIVEKNAKKDGNLNLAKAYLNYLYSPAGQTVAAQNYYRPRNAAVLKKYSNVFKPLKLVTIDKEFGGWTKVQKQHFDNGGVFDQIVKANNLK; from the coding sequence ATGAATTTAAACAAATTAAAACTCGGGGTATTGGCAGCGCTGGTTTCAGCAACTGCATTTAGCGTATCTGCGAAAGACTTTTTGAATGTATCTTACGACCCAACACGTGAACTGTATGACAACTTCAATAAAGAATTCAGTGCGTACTGGAAAAAATCTACGGGTCAAGATGTAACTTTCAAACAATCACATGGTGGTTCAGGCAAACAAGCCCGTGCGGTGATTGATGGCTTAGATGCCGATGTCGTGACTTTGGCACTTGCAGCAGATATTGATGAAATTGCAGCACGTGGTTTATTGCCAAAAGACTGGCAAAAGAAATTCCCACAAAACTCTACGCCATATACATCTACGATTGTATTCCTTGTACATAAAGGAAACCCAAAAGGCATTAAAGACTGGGGCGACTTAGTGAAACCGGGTGTAGAAATCATTACACCAAATCCAAAAACGTCGGGTGGCGCACGTTGGAACTATTTAGCCGCTTGGGCTTGGGCGAAACACCAACCAGGTGGTAACGATGCCAAAGCACAAGAATTTGTTCGTCAAATTTATAAGCAAACTAAAGTGCTTGATTCAGGTGCTCGTGGTGCAACAACGACCTTTGCTGAACGTGGTATCGGACATGTACTTTTAGCTTGGGAAAATGAAGCGCATCTAGCTGTTCGTGAACAACCGGGTAAATTTGAAATTGTGACGCCTTCACTTTCAATCCTAGCTGAACCGCCTGTAGCAATTGTTGAAAAGAATGCGAAAAAAGATGGCAACCTCAACTTGGCGAAAGCATATTTAAACTATTTGTACTCTCCAGCAGGTCAAACTGTTGCAGCACAGAACTACTATCGTCCACGTAATGCGGCTGTACTAAAAAAGTACAGCAATGTATTTAAGCCACTTAAACTAGTGACCATTGATAAAGAATTTGGTGGCTGGACCAAAGTACAAAAACAACATTTCGATAATGGCGGTGTATTCGATCAAATCGTAAAAGCCAATAATTTAAAATAA
- the pabC gene encoding aminodeoxychorismate lyase: MLCFKNAQQVDQVNVLDRAFHYGDGCFTTARIRDSEVELWDRHLMRLQDSNMRLSLQADLSYIEQTLEALKQYEPVLNGTLKIILSRGIGQRGYSLPEHAADVWVFYYPQPIQNFQYQEIKSGILQQALGLTMPSLLGLKTLNRLEQVMLKQEADQKGWIEALVCDVQGLIVEGVSSNCFIRINNTWITPELRYNGVMGVMRAEILARMQQHAVQCEVREIGLDELEQIQSLFFCNALSPMKMVTQLEQRQLDCAPCIELFNSLRLDQMPTYASLQA; encoded by the coding sequence ATGTTATGTTTTAAAAATGCACAGCAAGTCGATCAGGTGAATGTATTAGATCGTGCTTTTCATTATGGCGATGGTTGCTTTACCACAGCCCGAATTCGTGACAGTGAAGTGGAACTGTGGGATCGGCATTTGATGCGTTTGCAAGACAGTAATATGCGTTTAAGCCTTCAAGCAGATTTATCTTATATTGAGCAAACGCTTGAAGCTTTAAAGCAATATGAACCAGTCTTGAATGGTACATTAAAAATTATATTAAGCCGTGGAATAGGACAGCGTGGCTACAGTTTACCTGAGCATGCCGCTGATGTATGGGTGTTTTATTATCCTCAGCCAATTCAAAATTTTCAATATCAAGAGATTAAATCGGGTATTTTGCAGCAGGCACTAGGTTTAACTATGCCAAGTTTACTTGGGCTTAAAACCTTAAATCGTTTAGAGCAAGTGATGCTCAAACAAGAAGCAGATCAAAAAGGCTGGATTGAAGCCTTGGTCTGTGATGTACAAGGTTTAATTGTAGAAGGGGTGAGCAGTAATTGTTTCATTCGTATAAACAATACGTGGATCACCCCAGAACTTCGCTATAATGGCGTTATGGGTGTGATGCGTGCTGAAATATTAGCCCGTATGCAGCAACATGCTGTGCAATGTGAAGTTCGCGAGATTGGATTAGATGAGCTTGAACAGATTCAAAGTTTATTTTTTTGCAATGCACTCAGCCCAATGAAAATGGTCACTCAATTAGAACAGCGTCAATTAGATTGTGCGCCTTGTATTGAGCTTTTTAATAGTTTACGTTTAGATCAGATGCCAACTTATGCCAGCCTCCAAGCCTAA